A genomic region of Colletotrichum destructivum chromosome 5, complete sequence contains the following coding sequences:
- a CDS encoding Putative zinc/iron permease, with translation MAEVKEPKPQCGGGNKAGDEYDVGLHVAGLCAGFPVMAKKVKWLKVPPKVFFACKHFGTGVLIATAFVHLLPTAFGNLMNPCLPDLFTDDYPPLPGAIMMASMFMLFTIEMWINAKIGGHSHGGPTGDVMHSHAHGPAPGAPPRPPRSGRDSFDAEADSIDFEKRVAQRAYDDEKSRFPAYGPQPANTLSDSDMPPWFVVFYEQYVRQRMEMMNMIRTTQEKQTSSQVAVTEVKQEDPFYDAEGQQVDPAVYRKMSLNITMLEGGILFHSVFVGMTISITIDGFIILLVAILFHQMFEGLGLGSRIAAVPYPKGSIRPWVLVVAFGTTAPIGQAIGLLTRSSYDPESAFGLIIVGVFNAISSGLLLYAALVDLLAEDFLSEEANRLLSSKDKITAFCYVLAGAAGMSVVGIFA, from the exons ATGGCCGAAGTTAAGGAGCCCAAGCCGCAATGCGGTGGTGGAAACAAAGCCGGCGACGAGTACGATGTCGGGCTGCACGTCGCAGGCCTCT GTGCCGGATTTCCAGTGATGGCCAAGAAAGTTAAGTGGTTGAAGGTCCCTCCCAAGGTCTTCTTCGCATGCAAGCATTTCGGTACCGGTGTGCTTATTGCAACGGCGTTTGTTCAT CTTCTGCCAACCGCCTTTGGCAATCTCATGAACCCTTGCCTTCCGGACCTCTTCACTGACGATTACCCGCCGCTCCCCGGAGCTATCATGATGGCGTCCATGTTCATGCTGTTTACCATCGAGATGTGGATCAACGCCAAGATTGGAGGTCACTCCCACGGCGGTCCCACCGGAGATGTGATGCACTCGCATGCTCATGGCCCGGCGCCAGGCgcccctccccgccccccaCGATCCGGTCGCGACAGCTTCGACGCTGAGGCCGACAGCATCGATTTCGAGAAGAGAGTTGCACAGCGCGCatacgacgacgagaaaTCTCGCTTCCCCGCCTATGGGCCGCAACCCGCAAACACCCTGTCCGACTCCGATATGCCTCCTTGGTTTGTCGTCTTCTACGAGCAATACGTGCGCCAGCGCATGGAGATGATGAACATGATCCGCACTACCCAGGAGAAGCAAACTTCGTCGCAGGTCGCAGTGACGGAGGTAAAGCAGGAAGATCCGTTTTATGATGCAGAAGGTCAACAGGTTGACCCGGCTGTGTACCGCAAGATGTCTCTCAACATTACCATGCTTGAAGGTGGTATCTTATTCCACTCGGTGTTTGTTGGCATGACCATTTCCATCACCATTGACGGTTTCATCATCCTTCTCGTCGCTATCCTGTTCCATCAAATGTTCGAGGGTCTGGGTTTGGGTTCCCGTATTGCCGCCGTGCCGTACCCCAAGGGCAGCATCCGCCCATGGGTGTTGGTTGTAGCTTTCGGTACTACAGCCCCCATTGGACAAGCCATCGGACTGCTCACCAGAAGCTCCTACGATCCCGAGAGTGCCTTcggcctcatcatcgtcggtGTATTCAACGCAAT TTCCTCTGGCCTGCTTCTTTACGCCGCCCTGGTCGACCTTTTGGCTGAAGATTTCCTTTCCGAAGAGGCCAACCGCCTTCTCAGCAGCAAAGACAAGATCACTGCATTCTGCTACGTTCTTGCCGGAG CCGCTGGCATGTCGGTTGTCGGTATCTTCGCCTAA
- a CDS encoding Putative glycoside hydrolase, family 3, glycoside hydrolase family 3 domain, immunoglobulin, translated as MKLSLAFASSFLFATVAAQNGTYTNGTCTPIYKNPNATIDDRVSDLLRRMTIEEKTAQLVQADIRDYLNLTDGRFNETGLAWVAEYRANSVWTGLYTNLSTVSYGAKLAQDYLVHNTTLGIPAFIQSEGIHGFLALNATIFNSPIAHGCSWNPELVEKMARVIAIESKALGVNQIFAPVVDLARELRFGRVEETYGEDPYLVGEYGYHYTKGLQEEGVCAMVKHFAAFATPEQGVNTAPVHGGPRELRTTYLPPFKRAIFDADAWSIMSSYNSYDGIPTVADHHLLTEILREEWGYEYYVISDAGGTARLANAFFVCGETDDACITLNTLPAGNDVEMGGGRYSFQYIPELVANGTLPEDVVDTAVSRVLRAKFKSGLFEHPYTAVPDDQFFDYINTEEHRKIARDLDAESIILLENHNETLPLKKDAHVAVIGPMAHGYVNYGDYVIHTAMERGVTPLDGIRAATEGTVTYAKGAERWSNDESGFPEAIAAAEAADVAVVIVGTWSRDQDELWAGLNATTGEHIDVHDFKLVGAMGRLVKAVIDTGKPTVVIFSSGKPITEPWISDEAGALVQMFYQGEEGGHALADILYGNVNPSGKLSVAFPHDVGTTPVYYDYLNSARSWPNPGKEYPNGTLVFGSNYVLSTPLPLYEFGYGLSYSTFDYTDISVSSSTVSATDTVTLNVKVTNNSTRDGAEVVQVYVKDLISSIVVPNKELRGFSKVFIKAGETADVSIDLPVSAWGLWDKKLQYVVEPGDFTVFVGSSSDDFRGNVTVTVV; from the exons ATGAAGCTCTCTCTGGCTTTCGCCTCGTCGTTTCTGTTCGCGACAGTTGCCGCCCAGAACGGCACCTACACGAACGGCACCTGCACGCCCATCTACAAGAACCCCAATGCCACCATTGACGACAGAGTATCGGACCTCCTCAGACGTATGACTATTGAAGAGAAGACTGCCCAATTGGTCCAGGCCGACATTCGTGACTACCTCAACCTGACTGATGGCCGCTTCAACGAGACCGGTCTGGCCTGGGTTGCAGAGTACAGAGCCAACTCCGTCTGGACTGGTCTCTACACTAACCTTTCAACTGTCTCGTATGGAGCCAAGCTGGCCCAGGACTACCTTGTGCACAACACCACGCTGG GTATCCCGGCCTTCATCCAGAGCGAGGGTATTCATggcttcctcgccctcaaTGCCACCATTTTCAACTCGCCCATTGCACACGGCTGCTCGTGGAACCCTGAGTTggtcgagaagatggccagagtcatcgccatcgagTCCAAGGCTCTTGGTGTTAATCAGATCTTTGCCCCGGTAGTTGATTTGGCCCGTGAGCTGAGATTCGGCCGTGTCGAGGAGACGTACGGCGAGGACCCCTACCT GGTCGGCGAGTACGGCTACCACTACACCAAGGGTCtccaggaggagggcgtATGCGCCATGGTCAAGCACTTTGCTGCTTTTGCTACCCCTGAGCAGGGTGTCAACACGGCTCCCGTCCATGGCGGTCCCAGAGAGCTTCGCACCACCTACCTCCCCCCCTTTAAGCGCGCCATcttcgatgccgacgccTGGAGCATCATGTCTTCCTATAACTCCTACGACGGCATCCCGACTGTGGCCGACCACCACCTGCTGACCGAGATCCTGCGCGAGGAATGGGGCTACGAATACTACGTCATC TCCGATGCTGGCGGGACCGCTCGTCTGGCAaacgccttcttcgtctgtGGAGAGACTGACGATGCTTGCATCACCCTAAAC ACCCTGCCTGCTGGCAACGACGTCGAGATGGGTGGTGGCCGCTACAGCTTTCAGTACATCCCTgagctcgtcgccaacggAACCCTGCCCGAGGACGTTGTCGACACGGCCGTATCCCGTGTCCTTCGGGCCAAGTTCAAGTCGGGCCTCTTCGAGCACCCCTACACCGCCGTTCCCGACGACCAGTTCTTCGACTACATCAACACCGAAGAGCACCGTAAGATTGCTcgcgaccttgacgccgagaGCATAATTCTGCTGGAGAACCACAACGAGACACTGCCCTTAAAGAAGGATGCCCACGTCGCTGTCATCGGACCCATGGCTCACGGCTACGTCAAC TACGGCGACTATGTCATCCACACCGCCATGGAGCGCGGGGTCACTCCCCTCGACGGTATCCGGGCAGCCACTGAGGGCACCGTCACCTATGCCAAGGGTGCCGAGCGCTGGTCCAACGATGAGTCTGGGTTCCCCGAGGCcattgctgccgccgaggccgccgacgtcgctgtcgtcatcgtcggaaCATGGTCTCGCGACCAAGACGAGCTGTGGGCCGGCCTGAATGCCACCACTGGCGAGCACATCGACGTCCACGACTTCAAGCTCGTTGGCGCCATGGGCCGcctcgtcaaggccgtcatTGATACCGGCAAGCCCACTGTTGTCATCTTCAGCTCCGGAAAGCCCATCACCGAGCCCTGGATCTcagacgaggccggcgctCTGGTGCAGATGTTCTaccagggcgaggagggcggccacGCGTTGGCCGATATCCTGTACGGCAACGTTAACCCCTCCGGCAAGCTCTCCGTTGCCTTCCCCCACGACGTTGGCACCACCCCCGTCTACTACGACTACCTCAATTCGGCCCGCTCCTGGCCCAACCCGGGTAAGGAGTATCCCAACGGCACCTTGGTCTTCGGCAGCAACTACGTTCTGTCGACTCCTCTGCCCCTGTACGAG TTCGGTTACGGCCTCTCCTACAGCACTTTCGACTACACCGACATCAGCGtatcctcgtcgaccgtctcCGCTACCGATACGGTCACTCTCAACGTCAAGGTGACCAACAACTCGACTcgtgacggcgccgaggtcgttCAGGTCTACGTCAAGGACTTGATCTCGTCCATCGTCGTGCCCAACAAGGAGCTCCGTGGCTTCTCGAAGGTCttcatcaaggccggcgagacggccgacGTCTCCATCGACCTGCCCGTCTCCGCCTGGGGCCTTTGGGACAAGAAGCTGCAGtacgtcgtcgagcccggcgacttcaccgtcttcgtcggctcCTCCAGCGACGACTTCCGCGGCAACGTCACCGTGACTGTTGTCTAG
- a CDS encoding Putative glycoside hydrolase family 31, galactose mutarotase-like domain superfamily, with protein MVRLRDGMWLPAEGTATEYAEEVYYTTEIDGGKGLSLLCPTRKIKTRGHTLNASTVTLDIKAEFDGVISVEATHWAGALNKGPHFELFPDGRPEVEARIQKSDKGTTLSSGSLSATIHPDFDIQFHSTDGSKRLTSLGSRSVGLAYNPAPSTPMQTGDMRDFKHYMFTQTTLGVGETIHGLGERFGAYNKVGQSISLWNADGGTSSEQAYKNVSFWLSSKGYGVFIDTPGRVELEIGSERCNRLQTVVEGQRLKWYIIYGPTPKDILKRYTTLTGKAGKVPSWSFGLWLTTSFTTNYDEQTVNTFLEGMKARGSPVDVFHYDCFWMKAFTWTDFVFDSERFPDPKAQIARLKASGLCKKVCVWINPYIAQHGEAFREAADKGYLVKRKNGDVWQWDLWQAGMGLVDFTNPEACRWYEDKLNTLFDQGVDSIKTDFGERIPTLDVEWHDKTVDPVKMHNYYAFIYNKVVYEALQKRYGQNEAVLFARAACAGTQRFPLQWGGDCESTPEAMAESIRGGLGLGLSGFSFWSCDIGGFEGYPPPWIYKRWVAMGLLCSHSRLHGSSSYRVPWVIDDDDAGDEGCSRTLAKWTALKSRLMPYIFAEAQAAIEQGIPLSLRAMCIEFPEDPTSWYLDRQFMLGPSILAAPIFDESGEVEFYLPTGRWTSFFSGEVRDGPGWFKETHGFGSLPLYVRENTVLVLGSEKAVGAVYDYVRDVEVRLYQVKGGARATVVDSEGQEIGVLEVGEDGKLKDTAILKGEFTVTEV; from the exons ATGGTTCGCCTCCGCGATGGAATGTGGCTGCCTGCCGAGGGCACGGCGACGGAGTACGCAGAGGAGGTCTACTACACCACCGAGAtcgatggcggcaagggcctCAGCCTGCTGTGCCCAACGAGGAAGATCAAAACGCGCGGCCACACCTTGAACGCGAGCACCGTTACTCTT GATATCAAAGCCGAGTTTGACGGCGTCATCTCAGTCGAGGCGACTCACTGGGCCGGCGCGCTCAACAAGGGTCCTCATTTTGAACTCTTCCCGGATGGTAGACCAGAGGTCGAGGCGCGGATCCAGAAGAGCGACAAGGGCACGACTTTATCCTCAGGCTCGCTGTCCGCAACCATCCACCCGGATTTTGACATACAGTTCCACAGCACCGATGGCTCCAAGCGGCTGACGTCCCTTGGAAGCCGAAGCGTCGGCCTGGCATACAACCCTGCGCCAAGCACGCCAATGCAGACCGGGGACATGCGCGACTTCAAGCACTACATGTTTACCCAGACCacgctcggcgtcggagaAACGATCCACGGCCTCGGTGAGAGATTCGGCGCCTACAACAAGGTCGGCCAGTCCATCTCCCTGTGGaatgccgacggcggcaccTCCAGCGAGCAGGCCTACAAGAACGTCTCCTTCTGGCTTAGTTCCAAGGGCTACGGCGTCTTCATCGACACGCCTGGCAGGGTGGAGCTCGAGATCGGAAGCGAGCGTTGCAACCGCCTCCAGACCGTGGTCGAGGGCCAGAGGCTCAAGTGGTACATCATTTACGGCCCCACACCCAAGGACATCCTGAAGCGCTACACCACCCTCACGGGCAAGGCGGGCAAGGTGCCCAGCTGGAGTTTTGGGCTGTGGCTGACAACGAGCTTCACGACCAATTATGACGAGCAGACCGTCAACACATTTCTTGAGGGCATGAAGGCCCGCGGCTCCCCTGTCGATGTCTTCCACTACGACTGCTTCTGGATGAAGGCCTTCACGTGGACcgacttcgtcttcgacTCGGAGCGTTTCCCCGACCCCAAGGCGCAGATCGCCCGTCTCAAGGCGTCGGGCCTGTGCAAGAAGGTCTGCGTGTGGATCAATCCGTACATCGCCCAGCACGGTGAAGCCTTCAGGGAGGCGGCCGACAAGGGCTACCTCGTGAAGCGCAAGAACGGTGACGTCTGGCAGTGGGATCTCTGGCAGGCCGGCATGGGCCTGGTCGACTTCACGAACCCTGAGGCGTGCCGGTGGTACGAGGACAAGCTCAACACGCTCTTCGACCAGGGCGTCGACTCCATCAAGACGGACTTTGGTGAGCGCATCCCGacgctcgacgtcgagtGGCACGATAAGACGGTCGACCCCGTCAAGATGCACAACTACTACGCCTTTATCTACAACAAGGTCGTCTACGAGGCGCTCCAGAAGCGCTACGGCCAGAACGAGGCCGTCCTGTTCGCCAGGGCCGCTTGCGCCGGCACCCAGCGATTCCCGCTGCAGTGGGGCGGCGACTGCGAGTCCACGCCCGAAGCCATGGCCGAGTCGAtccgcggcggcctcggcctgggaCTCAGCGGCTTCTCATTCTGGAGCTGCGACATTGGCGGCTTTGAGGGCTACCCGCCACCCTGGATCTATAAGCGCTGGGTGGCCATGGGCCTGCTCTGCAGCCACAGCCGGCTCCACGGCAGCAGCTCGTACCGCGTGCCGTGGGttatcgacgacgacgatgccggagATGAGGGCTGCTCGCGCACCCTGGCCAAGTGGACAGCGCTCAAGTCGCGCCTGATGCCGTACATATTCGCCGAGGCGCAGGCCGCTATCGAGCAAGGGATCCCCCTGTCCCTGCGCGCCATGTGCATCGAGTTCCCCGAGGACCCGACGTCCTGGTACCTCGACCGCCAGTTCATGCTGGGGCCTAGCATCCTGGCGGCCCCGATCTTTGACGAGTCTGGCGAGGTGGAGTTCTACCTGCCAACGGGGCGGTGgacgtccttcttctcgggTGAGGTCCGCGACGGGCCTGGGTGGTTCAAGGAGACGCATGGGTTCGGTTCGCTGCCGCTCTACGTGCGCGAGAACACTGTGCTCGTCCTGGGCAGCGAAAAGGCTGTCGGCGCCGTGTACGACTACGTGCGGGACGTCGAGGTCAGGCTGTACCAGGTCAAGGGCggcgcgagggcgacggtCGTCGACAGTGAGGGCCAGGAGATCGGTGTGTTGGAGGTTGGCGAGGATGGCAAGCTCAAAGACACAGCGATCCTGAAGGGCGAGTTTACCGTCACCGAGGTTTGA
- a CDS encoding Putative glycoside hydrolase, family 3, acyl-CoA N-acyltransferase, glycoside hydrolase superfamily, with protein sequence MAPQSTSASLQTQTFLHVPRDGSGSHSSSNRESTSTSTSTSTSEKGRRYLSPLKPRYLERYYARQNVTSRRPLAMAQLNMELDPLWQDLDWAIGQMLIMGWDGTEVTPQIRSLIEDHHLGTIILTAKNLKSAQGTAKLVKELQTIAHKAGHPKPLLIALDQENGGVNSLFDEDYVCQFPSAMGVAATGRVELAYEVSKATATEVGACGINFMLGPVLDVLSNARYQPVGVRATGDDPQEVSQYGIAAINGIRDAGLACCGKHFPSYGNLDFLGSSLDVPIITQTLEELSLSALVPFRNAIATGKLDAMFVGGCAISNPSMNVSHACLSNQVVDDLLREELGFDGVAISECLEMESLTHELGVQNGVVMAVEAGCDLVLLCRAYDVQLEAIKGLKLGVENGIFTEERIYTSLKRVLRLKDTCTSWQTALNPPGISLLSKLHPSHMALSRKAYDDSITVIRDKENLLPLSESMHKDEELLLLTPLVKPLPASSLTKSILQAKDAQGLAPTPHDKWLHREKGAIMSGEGVFREFGRSLARSRHGKLLHTSYTANGVRPVHENLIHRASCIIIVTADANRNLYQAGFTKHVEMMCSMLRTRGQKKSVIVVAVSSPYDFAMDKSIGTYICTFDFTETALHALVRALCGYITPKGTLPGTLRKSKKVLKSRQHWIVEEYDRRRDSHGLEDLTKAVARANTVDLGHLESMSAASFELFNQNIEEAHFVVRNSSTHALYGFAATYLVDGIGILGAIFVDPSKRNVSVGRSLHRRALRYLTGKRGVKKIQLGTSFPGVFLGVPIDEGGVKCWFANNGWDVQFPKRLTNLIINDLSGWSIPEGLLQSIQRANLSFDLIHGLNNAESVLGHVGSCANPEVLELYKCALQETKACGIVRAKGPGDALIGTIIICRPGSPLSTFIPPLLSNGNEGVGGVLAPVVHPGSQDTLVLQGLTLMGVRQNKAHKSAKTVLSWAYEELTTTPDNWTDMN encoded by the exons ATGGCGCCCCAGTCCACCTCCGCATCCTTACAGACACAGACGTTCCTCCACGTCCCGCGCGACGGCTCCGGGTCACATTCGTCCAGCAACCGGGagtcaacgtcaacgtcaacgtcaacatcCACGTCCGAGAAGGGTCGCCGTTACCTTTCCCCCCTGAAGCCACGCTACCTCGAGAGGTACTATGCGCGTCAAAACGTGACGAGTCGCAGACCGCTAGCTATGGCCCAGCTCAACATGGAGCTCGACCCACTATGGCAGGATCTCGATTG GGCCATTGGCCAAATGCTGATCATGGGTTGGGACGGCACCGAAGTGACGCCCCAGATCCGCTCTCTCATTGAGGACCACCATCTTGGGACCATTATCTTGACCGCCAAGAACCTGAAAT CTGCTCAAGGAACGGCCAAGTTGGTCAAGGAGCTTCAGACCATCGCTCACAAGGCCGGTCATCCCAAGCCGCTGCTTATCGCCCTAGACCAAGAGAATGGGGGTGTCAACAGTCTCTTCGATGAGGACTACGTATGCCAGTTTCCCAGCGCTATGGGTGTAGCAGCCACGGGACGGGTCGAACTGGCCTATGAAGTGTCCAAAGCTACCGCGACCGAAGTCGGGGCGTGTGGCATTAACTTCATGCTCGGTCCTGTTCTGGATGTGCTCTCCAACGCCAGATACCAACCTGTTGGGGTCCGCGCCACTGGAGACGACCCCCAAGAGGTCTCTCAATACGGCATCGCTGCCATCAATGGCATTCGCGATGCCGGTCTTGCTTGTTGCGGGAAGCACTTTCCGTCGTATGGAAACTTGGACTTCCTGGGGTCGAGTCTGGATGTCCCAATAATCACCCAGACGCTGGAAGAGCTGAGCCTGAGCGCGCTAGTACCGTTCCGCAATGCCATCGCCACTGGAAAGCTTGATGCCATGTTCGTAGGAGGATGCGCCATCTCGAACCCTTCCATGAACGTGTCTCATGCGTGCCTATCCAATCAGGTCGTAGATGATCTTCTCCGAGAAGAGCTGGGGTTTGACGGTGTTGCCATCTCGGAGTGTCTCGAAATGGAGTCACTTACCCATGAGCTCGGGGTGCAAAATGGGGTCGtcatggccgtcgaggccggatGTGATCTGGTCCTACTATGCCGAGCATACGATGTACAACTGGAAGCCATCAAAGGCCTCAAACTAGGTGTTGAGAACGGCATCTTCACCGAAGAACGGATCTACACTTCGTTGAAGCGGGTACTACGATTGAAGGACACGTGCACTTCGTGGCAGACAGCCCTCAACCCACCTGGGATATCTCTCCTGTCTAAGCTACACCCATCTCACATGGCCCTGTCCAGGAAAGCTTACGACGACTCGATAACAGTCATCAGAGACAAGGAGAATCTCCTCCCCTTGTCGGAATCGATGCATAAGGATGAAGAGTTGCTGCTTCTCACGCCGCTAGTCAAGCCATTGCCGGCTTCAAGCTTGACAAAGAGCATTCTTCAGGCCAAGGATGCTCAGGGGCTAGCGCCGACCCCTCACGACAAATGGCTTCACCGAGAGAAGGGGGCCATAATGAGTGGAGAAGGCGTGTTCCGCGAGTTTGGGCGCTCTTTGGCACGATCTCGTCATGGAAAGCTCCTCCATACGAGTTACACGGCAAATGGAGTCAGACCAG TCCACGAGAACCTCATTCACAGAGCGTCCTGCATCATCATTGTCACAGCGGACGCCAACAGGAACTTGTACCAAGCCGGCTTCACGAAGCACGTGGAGATGATGTGTTCCATGTTACGAACGCGCGGCCAGAAGAagtccgtcatcgtcgtaGCCGTTAGCTCCCCGTACGACTTTGCCATGGACAAGTCGATCGGTACCTACATCTGTACTTTCGACTTTACAGAGACTGCGTTGCATGCTTTGGTACGAGCTCTTTGCGGATACATTACGCCAAAGGGAACCCTTCCAGGGACGTTGCGAAAGAGCAAAAAGGTACTGAAGTCGCGTCAACACTGGATTGTGGAAGAATATGACCGCCGCCGTGACAGCCATGGGCTCGAAGACCTTACCAAAGCCGTTGCCCGGGCCAACACAGTGGATTTGGGCCACTTGGAGTCGATGTCGGCCGCGAGCTTCGAGTTGTTCAACCAAAACATTGAAGAGGCACACTTTGTCGTCAGAAACAGCAGCACGCACGCATTGTACGGATTTGCCGCGACGTACTTGGTAGACGGGATCGGTATTCTGGGAGCTATCTTCGTTGACCCTTCCAAGCGTAATGTCTCAGTAGGACGCTCCCTTCACCGACGAGCCTTGCGCTATCTCACCGGTAAGCGGGGCGTCAAGAAGATACAACTCGGGACCTCGTTCCCAGGCGTGTTTCTGGGCGTCCCTattgacgagggcggcgtcaagTGTTGGTTTGCCAACAACGGCTGGGATGTTCAATTCCCCAAACGGCTAACAAACCTGATCATCAACGACCTGAGTGGCTGGAGCATTCCCGAGGGTCTGCTACAGAGCATTCAGCGAGCCAACCTTAGTTTTGACCTGATACATGGCCTAAATAATGCGGAAAGTGTCCTTGGCCACGTTGGCAGCTGCGCAAATCCCGAGGTCTTGGAGCTGTACAAGTGTGCTCTGCAGGAAACCAAAGCTTGTGGCATAGTGCGGGCAAAGGGACCGGGCGACGCGTTGATTGGGACCATCATCATCTGTAGACCAGGCAGCCCGCTGTCAACTTTTATCCCCCCACTACTCTCGAACGGGAACGAGGGAGTCGGGGGCGTGCTTGCGCCGGTCGTACATCCGGGATCCCAGGATACTTTGGTCCTCCAGGGCTTAACTTTGATGGGCGTGCGGCAAAACAAGGCGCACAAATCGGCCAAGACTGTGCTCAGCTGG GCATACGAAGAGCTTACGACCACGCCAGACAAC TGGACTGATATGAACTAG
- a CDS encoding Putative N-acetylglucosamine-6-phosphate deacetylase, metal-dependent hydrolase, with the protein MPIAIPKTPKNGITKFTNCRLIKGDALVQEDIWVSSVTGKIIHSQAAFFDDLCLPDETINLGGRIVSPGLIDCQLNGAFGFNFSTLLEDMTQYGKKVRELNRKLVATGVTSYIPTLTSQRPELYQNALPYLGPSGGSQAAHDGAESLGAHVEGPFLNPTKNGIHNVDVLQQAETFDDLKECYGAENIEPSANGGTIPIKMITAAPERGNMTKIIPELRERGIIYSIGHSEATYEEASAAVAAGATMITHLFNAMRPLHHRNPGVFGVLGIAESLARPYFGIISDGIHLHPTTIKIAFNAHPDGFILVTDAMHMMGLADGSYQWTNGQDVNNIIKVGSTLLLEGTNTIAGSAVTLMECVNNFLRWSGTGIPKALKAVTATPAAMLGLDGVKGSLEDGADADLVIFSEEVRDGATQLVVDEVWKAGAIVSSRNESQSPITP; encoded by the exons ATGCCCATTGCCATCCCCAAGACGCCTAAAAATGGCATCACAAAATTCACAAATTGTCGCCTCATAAAGGGCGATGCTCTGGTGCAGGAAGATATCTGGGTTAGTTCCGTTACTGGCAAGATCATTCACAGCCAGGCAgccttcttcgacgaccTCTGTCTTCCAGATGAGACCATCAACCTAGGTGGCCGCATCGTGTCGCCCGGCTTAATCGACTGCCAACTCAATGGTGCTTTCGGGTTCAACTTCTCCACACTACTCGAAGACATGACGCAATATGGCAAGAAGGTCCGCGAGCTCAACAGAAAGCTAGTGGCCACGGGTGTTACATCCTACATCCCCACGCTCACCAGCCAAAGACCCGAGCTTTACCAGAAT GCACTACCGTATCTCGGGCCATCGGGAGGCTCACAAGCTGCCCACGATGGTGCCGAATCCTTGGGAGCCCACGTCGAGGGACCGTTCCTCAACCCCACAAAGAACGGCATCCACAATGTCGACGTATTGCAGCAAGCAGAGACATTTGATGACCTAAAAGAGTGCTACGGCGCCGAGAACATAGAGCCAAGCGCTAACGGTGGCACGATCCCGATCAAGATGATTACGGCGGCGCCAGAAAGGGGCAACATGACCAAGATCATCCCCGAGCTTCGGGAGAGAGGCATCATCTACTCCATTGGTCACTCAGAGGCGACATATGAAGAAGCGTCGGCGGCAGTGGCTGCAGGAGCCACGATGATTACCCATCTCTTCAACGCCATGCggcctcttcatcatcgcAATCCTGGTGTCTTTGGCGTTTTGGGCATTGCGGAAAGCCTAGCCAGGCCGTATTTTGGTATCATTTCCGACGGCATTCATCTCCACCCGACAACGATCAAGATTGCATTCAACGCCCACCCTGATGGCTTCATCTTGGTGACGGACGCTATGCACATGATGGGCCTCGCTGACGGCTCATATCAGTGGACTAATGGGCAGGATGTGAACAATATCATCAAGGTTGGCTCCACGCTATTGCTGGAGGGGACCAACACCATTGCTGGAAG TGCCGTCACCCTGATGGAATGTGTGAACAACTTCCTCCGATGGTCCGGCACGGGCATCCCTAAGGCGCTGAAGGCCGTGACTGCGACGCCCGCAGCAATGCTGGGTCTTGATGGCGTGAAGGGCTCTTTGGAAGACGGAGCCGATGCTGACTTGGTCATCTTCTCCGAGGAAGTGAGAGACGGCGCCACGCAGCTGGTTGTGGACGAGGTCTGGAAGGCCGGAGCAATAGTATCAAGCCGGAATGAGAGTCAATCGCCGATTACTCCGTAG